Proteins from a genomic interval of Rosa chinensis cultivar Old Blush chromosome 2, RchiOBHm-V2, whole genome shotgun sequence:
- the LOC112187228 gene encoding uncharacterized protein LOC112187228 isoform X1: protein MTSALDFSPSISESLGDVTIFTAAGDAVQFKDLWDQNEGVVVVALLRHFGCPGSWELAATLKESKAKFDSAGVKLIAVGVGSPDKACVLAERLPFPFMLILIVRRIISWVYTMDGVQHSSIQPLFMTGKDVVKIWCSAESCKKLYD, encoded by the exons ATGACCTCCGCTTTGGATTTCAGCCCCAGCATCAGTGAGTCCCTCGGCGACGTTACCATTTTCACCGCTGCTGGAGACGCCGTCCAGTTCAAGGACCTCTGGGACCAGAACGAG GGGGTGGTTGTTGTTGCACTATTGAGGCACTTTGGATGCCCTGGCAG TTGGGAACTTGCTGCAACTCTAAAAGAATCAAAAGCGAAATTTGACTCAGCTGGTGTGAAACTAATTGCTGTTGGTGTTGGTAGTCCTGATAAAGCTTGTGTCCTTGCAGAACGG TTACCATTTCCCTTTATGCTGATCCTGATCGTAAG GCGTATAATATCTTGGGTTTATACTATGGATGGGGTCCAACATTCTTCAATCCAGCCATTATT tatgACAGGTAAAGATGTAGTCAAGATTTGGTGCTCTGCGGAAAGCTGTAAAAAACTATACGATTAA
- the LOC112187228 gene encoding uncharacterized protein LOC112187228 isoform X4, producing the protein MTSALDFSPSISESLGDVTIFTAAGDAVQFKDLWDQNEGVVVVALLRHFGCPGSWELAATLKESKAKFDSAGVKLIAVGVGSPDKACVLAERAYNILGLYYGWGPTFFNPAIIVKM; encoded by the exons ATGACCTCCGCTTTGGATTTCAGCCCCAGCATCAGTGAGTCCCTCGGCGACGTTACCATTTTCACCGCTGCTGGAGACGCCGTCCAGTTCAAGGACCTCTGGGACCAGAACGAG GGGGTGGTTGTTGTTGCACTATTGAGGCACTTTGGATGCCCTGGCAG TTGGGAACTTGCTGCAACTCTAAAAGAATCAAAAGCGAAATTTGACTCAGCTGGTGTGAAACTAATTGCTGTTGGTGTTGGTAGTCCTGATAAAGCTTGTGTCCTTGCAGAACGG GCGTATAATATCTTGGGTTTATACTATGGATGGGGTCCAACATTCTTCAATCCAGCCATTATT GTAAAGATGTAG
- the LOC112187228 gene encoding uncharacterized protein LOC112187228 isoform X3 yields the protein MTSALDFSPSISESLGDVTIFTAAGDAVQFKDLWDQNEGVVVVALLRHFGCPGSWELAATLKESKAKFDSAGVKLIAVGVGSPDKACVLAERAYNILGLYYGWGPTFFNPAIIVRCFPALCFIF from the exons ATGACCTCCGCTTTGGATTTCAGCCCCAGCATCAGTGAGTCCCTCGGCGACGTTACCATTTTCACCGCTGCTGGAGACGCCGTCCAGTTCAAGGACCTCTGGGACCAGAACGAG GGGGTGGTTGTTGTTGCACTATTGAGGCACTTTGGATGCCCTGGCAG TTGGGAACTTGCTGCAACTCTAAAAGAATCAAAAGCGAAATTTGACTCAGCTGGTGTGAAACTAATTGCTGTTGGTGTTGGTAGTCCTGATAAAGCTTGTGTCCTTGCAGAACGG GCGTATAATATCTTGGGTTTATACTATGGATGGGGTCCAACATTCTTCAATCCAGCCATTATTGTAAGATGTTTTCCCGCTCTCTGCTTTATCTTTTGA
- the LOC112187226 gene encoding uncharacterized protein LOC112187226 isoform X4 has product MALIPAQTLTLKSPPTLSPPSHPSTFPTSQSLCLSPPTSHSLSLFSTPNSTPRFSARRHVVSRATATSASDFSPAIGEILGDVRIFTAAGDSVQFKDLWDQNEGVAVVALLRHFGCPCCWELASALKESKERFESAGVKLIAVGVGSPDKARILAERLPFPMDSLYADTDRKAYDVLGLYYGLGRTFFNPASAKVLSRFDALQKAVKNYTIEATPDDRSSVLQQV; this is encoded by the exons ATGGCCCTAATCCCCGcacaaaccctaaccctaaaatccCCTCCTACCCTTTCTCCTCCTTCTCATCCATCTACCTTTCCCACTTCCCAATCTCTCTGCCTCTCACCTCCCacttctcactctctctcccttttttcCACCCCTAATTCAACACCACGGTTCAGCGCTAGACGACATGTCGTCTCCAGAGCCACCGCGACCTCCGCCTCGGATTTCAGCCCCGCCATCGGTGAGATCCTCGGCGACGTCAGAATTTTCACCGCTGCTGGAGACTCCGTCCAGTTCAAGGACCTCTGGGACCAGAATGAG GGGGTGGCTGTTGTTGCACTACTGAGGCACTTTGGATGCCCTTGCTG TTGGGAACTTGCTTCAGCTCTAAAAGAATCGAAAGAAAGATTTGAATCAGCTGGTGTGAAGCTAATTGCTGTTGGTGTTGGTAGTCCTGATAAAGCGCGTATCCTTGCAGAACGG TTACCATTTCCCATGGATTCCCTCTATGCCGATACTGATCGTAAG GCGTATGATGTTTTGGGCTTATACTATGGATTGGGTCGAACATTCTTCAATCCAGCTAGT GCAAAGGTGTTGTCAAGATTTGATGCTCTGCAGAAAGCTgtcaaaaactataccattgAAGCCACTCCAGATGATAGAAGTAGTGTGTTACAACAGGTTTGA
- the LOC112187228 gene encoding uncharacterized protein LOC112187228 isoform X5, which translates to MTSALDFSPSISESLGDVTIFTAAGDAVQFKDLWDQNEGVVVVALLRHFGCPGSWELAATLKESKAKFDSAGVKLIAVGVGSPDKACVLAERAYNILGLYYGWGPTFFNPAIIYDR; encoded by the exons ATGACCTCCGCTTTGGATTTCAGCCCCAGCATCAGTGAGTCCCTCGGCGACGTTACCATTTTCACCGCTGCTGGAGACGCCGTCCAGTTCAAGGACCTCTGGGACCAGAACGAG GGGGTGGTTGTTGTTGCACTATTGAGGCACTTTGGATGCCCTGGCAG TTGGGAACTTGCTGCAACTCTAAAAGAATCAAAAGCGAAATTTGACTCAGCTGGTGTGAAACTAATTGCTGTTGGTGTTGGTAGTCCTGATAAAGCTTGTGTCCTTGCAGAACGG GCGTATAATATCTTGGGTTTATACTATGGATGGGGTCCAACATTCTTCAATCCAGCCATTATT tatgACAGGTAA
- the LOC112187226 gene encoding thioredoxin-like protein AAED1, chloroplastic isoform X2 — translation MALIPAQTLTLKSPPTLSPPSHPSTFPTSQSLCLSPPTSHSLSLFSTPNSTPRFSARRHVVSRATATSASDFSPAIGEILGDVRIFTAAGDSVQFKDLWDQNEGVAVVALLRHFGCPCCWELASALKESKERFESAGVKLIAVGVGSPDKLPFPMDSLYADTDRKAYDVLGLYYGLGRTFFNPASAKVLSRFDALQKAVKNYTIEATPDDRSSVLQQGGMFVFKGKQLLYARKDEGTGDHAPLDDILNVCCKVPVS, via the exons ATGGCCCTAATCCCCGcacaaaccctaaccctaaaatccCCTCCTACCCTTTCTCCTCCTTCTCATCCATCTACCTTTCCCACTTCCCAATCTCTCTGCCTCTCACCTCCCacttctcactctctctcccttttttcCACCCCTAATTCAACACCACGGTTCAGCGCTAGACGACATGTCGTCTCCAGAGCCACCGCGACCTCCGCCTCGGATTTCAGCCCCGCCATCGGTGAGATCCTCGGCGACGTCAGAATTTTCACCGCTGCTGGAGACTCCGTCCAGTTCAAGGACCTCTGGGACCAGAATGAG GGGGTGGCTGTTGTTGCACTACTGAGGCACTTTGGATGCCCTTGCTG TTGGGAACTTGCTTCAGCTCTAAAAGAATCGAAAGAAAGATTTGAATCAGCTGGTGTGAAGCTAATTGCTGTTGGTGTTGGTAGTCCTGATAAA TTACCATTTCCCATGGATTCCCTCTATGCCGATACTGATCGTAAG GCGTATGATGTTTTGGGCTTATACTATGGATTGGGTCGAACATTCTTCAATCCAGCTAGT GCAAAGGTGTTGTCAAGATTTGATGCTCTGCAGAAAGCTgtcaaaaactataccattgAAGCCACTCCAGATGATAGAAGTAGTGTGTTACAACAG GGAGGGATGTTTGTCTTCAAAGGTAAGCAGCTATTGTATGCTCGGAAAGACGAAGGGACAGGTGATCATGCTCCCTTGGATGATATCTTAAATGTTTGCTGCAAAGTTCCTGTCTCTTGA
- the LOC112187228 gene encoding uncharacterized protein LOC112187228 isoform X2 — protein sequence MTSALDFSPSISESLGDVTIFTAAGDAVQFKDLWDQNEGVVVVALLRHFGCPGSWELAATLKESKAKFDSAGVKLIAVGVGSPDKACVLAERLPFPFMLILIVRRIISWVYTMDGVQHSSIQPLL from the exons ATGACCTCCGCTTTGGATTTCAGCCCCAGCATCAGTGAGTCCCTCGGCGACGTTACCATTTTCACCGCTGCTGGAGACGCCGTCCAGTTCAAGGACCTCTGGGACCAGAACGAG GGGGTGGTTGTTGTTGCACTATTGAGGCACTTTGGATGCCCTGGCAG TTGGGAACTTGCTGCAACTCTAAAAGAATCAAAAGCGAAATTTGACTCAGCTGGTGTGAAACTAATTGCTGTTGGTGTTGGTAGTCCTGATAAAGCTTGTGTCCTTGCAGAACGG TTACCATTTCCCTTTATGCTGATCCTGATCGTAAG GCGTATAATATCTTGGGTTTATACTATGGATGGGGTCCAACATTCTTCAATCCAGCCATTATT GTAA
- the LOC112187226 gene encoding thioredoxin-like protein AAED1, chloroplastic isoform X1 — protein MALIPAQTLTLKSPPTLSPPSHPSTFPTSQSLCLSPPTSHSLSLFSTPNSTPRFSARRHVVSRATATSASDFSPAIGEILGDVRIFTAAGDSVQFKDLWDQNEGVAVVALLRHFGCPCCWELASALKESKERFESAGVKLIAVGVGSPDKARILAERLPFPMDSLYADTDRKAYDVLGLYYGLGRTFFNPASAKVLSRFDALQKAVKNYTIEATPDDRSSVLQQGGMFVFKGKQLLYARKDEGTGDHAPLDDILNVCCKVPVS, from the exons ATGGCCCTAATCCCCGcacaaaccctaaccctaaaatccCCTCCTACCCTTTCTCCTCCTTCTCATCCATCTACCTTTCCCACTTCCCAATCTCTCTGCCTCTCACCTCCCacttctcactctctctcccttttttcCACCCCTAATTCAACACCACGGTTCAGCGCTAGACGACATGTCGTCTCCAGAGCCACCGCGACCTCCGCCTCGGATTTCAGCCCCGCCATCGGTGAGATCCTCGGCGACGTCAGAATTTTCACCGCTGCTGGAGACTCCGTCCAGTTCAAGGACCTCTGGGACCAGAATGAG GGGGTGGCTGTTGTTGCACTACTGAGGCACTTTGGATGCCCTTGCTG TTGGGAACTTGCTTCAGCTCTAAAAGAATCGAAAGAAAGATTTGAATCAGCTGGTGTGAAGCTAATTGCTGTTGGTGTTGGTAGTCCTGATAAAGCGCGTATCCTTGCAGAACGG TTACCATTTCCCATGGATTCCCTCTATGCCGATACTGATCGTAAG GCGTATGATGTTTTGGGCTTATACTATGGATTGGGTCGAACATTCTTCAATCCAGCTAGT GCAAAGGTGTTGTCAAGATTTGATGCTCTGCAGAAAGCTgtcaaaaactataccattgAAGCCACTCCAGATGATAGAAGTAGTGTGTTACAACAG GGAGGGATGTTTGTCTTCAAAGGTAAGCAGCTATTGTATGCTCGGAAAGACGAAGGGACAGGTGATCATGCTCCCTTGGATGATATCTTAAATGTTTGCTGCAAAGTTCCTGTCTCTTGA
- the LOC112187226 gene encoding thioredoxin-like protein AAED1, chloroplastic isoform X3 → MALIPAQTLTLKSPPTLSPPSHPSTFPTSQSLCLSPPTSHSLSLFSTPNSTPRFSARRHVVSRATATSASDFSPAIGEILGDVRIFTAAGDSVQFKDLWDQNEGVAVVALLRHFGCPCCWELASALKESKERFESAGVKLIAVGVGSPDKARILAERAYDVLGLYYGLGRTFFNPASAKVLSRFDALQKAVKNYTIEATPDDRSSVLQQGGMFVFKGKQLLYARKDEGTGDHAPLDDILNVCCKVPVS, encoded by the exons ATGGCCCTAATCCCCGcacaaaccctaaccctaaaatccCCTCCTACCCTTTCTCCTCCTTCTCATCCATCTACCTTTCCCACTTCCCAATCTCTCTGCCTCTCACCTCCCacttctcactctctctcccttttttcCACCCCTAATTCAACACCACGGTTCAGCGCTAGACGACATGTCGTCTCCAGAGCCACCGCGACCTCCGCCTCGGATTTCAGCCCCGCCATCGGTGAGATCCTCGGCGACGTCAGAATTTTCACCGCTGCTGGAGACTCCGTCCAGTTCAAGGACCTCTGGGACCAGAATGAG GGGGTGGCTGTTGTTGCACTACTGAGGCACTTTGGATGCCCTTGCTG TTGGGAACTTGCTTCAGCTCTAAAAGAATCGAAAGAAAGATTTGAATCAGCTGGTGTGAAGCTAATTGCTGTTGGTGTTGGTAGTCCTGATAAAGCGCGTATCCTTGCAGAACGG GCGTATGATGTTTTGGGCTTATACTATGGATTGGGTCGAACATTCTTCAATCCAGCTAGT GCAAAGGTGTTGTCAAGATTTGATGCTCTGCAGAAAGCTgtcaaaaactataccattgAAGCCACTCCAGATGATAGAAGTAGTGTGTTACAACAG GGAGGGATGTTTGTCTTCAAAGGTAAGCAGCTATTGTATGCTCGGAAAGACGAAGGGACAGGTGATCATGCTCCCTTGGATGATATCTTAAATGTTTGCTGCAAAGTTCCTGTCTCTTGA